The genomic window TGTCTCAAATTCAGCTCTCAAACTTTGTTCGAGTTCTTCACTATTCACTGTATTTCTCCTCCGTCAAATAGCACGACAAGGGTATTGGGCTGGTGTGGGTGGCGACACTCAATTTTTGAAGTTACAAAAATGTGCGGGCCGGCAAACGGGGGCAAATCCGTCACCAGTTAGATTATGTCTAAATTCGTTTAATTATGTCAAGAATTTGTTTTACGCCCAAAAGCCCCGACGATGTAGATGCAAGGCCGCGGCTACGCGGTTTACCGAAAACCGCATCGGCAGAACTTTTTTTGATATGCCGTCATACGGTGATCACTTCGAGTTCCGGGTCGATCTCTTCGCGCAATATGTTCTCGATCGACATCAGCGTGCCGCTTATCGAACTTGGGCAAGTGCCGCACGCGCCTTGATAGCGGATCATTAACGTGTGTCCGACAAGTTCAATCACCTCGAGCCAGCCGCCGTCACCCATAAGGTAAGGCATTACACGCTCTTCAAGCACAGCCATGATCTCGGCGACCTTCGGGTCGCCGTCCGCCGCCGCGGCTATCGCACCGCCGACGCTTTCGGCCGCCGAGCGTCCGTTGGCCGGCGTCGCGCTCTCGGCCGCTCGGATCGGAATCGCCAGATCAGGCAGGATCTCATCCCATTCGATCTCGTCATTCTTTTCGACCGTCACCATCTTGTCCATATAAAACACGGATAAGACATTGCCTACATCAAAGAGCGAAGAGGCGAGCTTATTGTCCCGGGCCTCCTCGGCACTCTGGAACGAGTGCGACGTACCGTACGAGACCGGCTCGCGGAGAATGAACTTGACTGCGTTAGGATTCGGTGTTTCCTGGATATCAGCGATCTTTGGCATTGCTTTACATAAACGCAACGAACAAATCATTACATTTATGTAAACATTGTAGTCTTATTGGCCGAAAAA from Chloracidobacterium sp. includes these protein-coding regions:
- a CDS encoding NifU family protein, whose protein sequence is MPKIADIQETPNPNAVKFILREPVSYGTSHSFQSAEEARDNKLASSLFDVGNVLSVFYMDKMVTVEKNDEIEWDEILPDLAIPIRAAESATPANGRSAAESVGGAIAAAADGDPKVAEIMAVLEERVMPYLMGDGGWLEVIELVGHTLMIRYQGACGTCPSSISGTLMSIENILREEIDPELEVITV